The following proteins are co-located in the Deinococcus metallilatus genome:
- a CDS encoding alpha/beta hydrolase has product MAVSVQGQQVTFSPPAGAVALVGDMTDWKKKPAIPVQDGQPITLTLPRGAWVEYAWLDAAGEPFADPDNPQRSLNPWWPYPRAVVVGEYLRHPLWRLPDATRKGTAHRLTWQGHVFPGTRRAVVYTPYGHDPGRPTPVYYVQDGVAFYRTGKLGEVMDRAVEAGLASGAVLVFVEPGDRSAEYYLNDRYLDFLREEVFPRVEGEFVTVSERGLWGASLGGLISMYLGSQHPELFSRVVSHSGAFIARPGATDPDGTINTTTAGEWLREQLTAEPPRHLKISLDTGTLEWLTGPNRRMAGALADTGLLHQYREYPSGHNWVTWREALPEAFLYMQGG; this is encoded by the coding sequence ATGGCCGTTTCAGTGCAGGGACAGCAGGTCACCTTCTCTCCCCCGGCGGGCGCCGTTGCTCTTGTGGGCGACATGACCGACTGGAAGAAAAAACCGGCCATCCCCGTTCAGGACGGCCAGCCCATCACGCTGACGCTGCCGCGTGGCGCCTGGGTGGAATATGCCTGGCTGGACGCGGCGGGGGAGCCTTTCGCGGACCCCGACAACCCGCAACGGTCGCTGAACCCCTGGTGGCCCTACCCCCGCGCGGTCGTCGTCGGCGAGTACCTCCGCCATCCGCTGTGGCGGCTGCCCGACGCCACCCGGAAGGGCACGGCCCACCGCCTGACCTGGCAGGGCCATGTCTTTCCCGGCACCCGCCGCGCTGTCGTCTACACGCCATACGGGCATGATCCAGGCCGTCCCACCCCGGTGTACTACGTGCAGGACGGCGTGGCCTTTTACCGCACCGGCAAGCTGGGCGAGGTGATGGACCGGGCGGTGGAGGCGGGGCTGGCCTCCGGCGCAGTGCTGGTCTTCGTGGAGCCGGGGGACCGCAGCGCGGAGTACTACCTGAATGACCGTTACCTCGACTTCCTGCGCGAAGAGGTGTTCCCGCGCGTGGAGGGCGAGTTCGTGACGGTCAGCGAGCGGGGGCTGTGGGGGGCCTCGCTGGGCGGCCTGATCTCGATGTATCTGGGCAGTCAGCACCCGGAGCTGTTCTCGCGGGTGGTTAGCCACTCCGGGGCCTTTATTGCCCGGCCCGGCGCGACCGATCCGGACGGCACCATCAACACGACGACGGCGGGCGAGTGGCTGCGCGAACAGCTCACGGCTGAGCCGCCCCGCCACCTCAAGATCAGTCTGGACACCGGCACGCTCGAATGGCTGACTGGCCCGAACCGGCGGATGGCGGGCGCCTTGGCCGACACGGGCCTGCTGCACCAGTACCGCGAATATCCCAGCGGCCACAACTGGGTGACCTGGCGGGAGGCGTTGCCCGAAGCGTTCCTGTACATGCAGGGGGGGTGA
- a CDS encoding long-chain fatty acid--CoA ligase produces the protein MQGNMMDVPLTLPFILERVRTQYAEREVVSLVVGGRDEAGQPVPQKHRITYGEVADRALRLGAGLQALGLNRGDRVATLAVNSYRHLEAYLGIPSAGFVVHTVNIRLHPEQIAWILNDAGDRVLLVENLFAPLIPALRAACPQLERVFVFGPTPTPIEGAEDYDTWVTSQEPLSRYPQLDEDEAAGMCYTSGTTGNPKGVLYTHRSTILHSLATAHKDALNIGERDSVLPIVPMFHVNAWGIPYTCAMYGAKQVYAGPFTDGPTLARLMQDEEVTLTAGVPTIWMGLLAELDRAKAAGQPYDLHCLQRVLVGGSALPESLIRVFEARHGLHLAQGWGMTETHPLGTVSTMPPGVDERSDEGYTLRAKQGRALPLVFLDLLSEEGERLPHDGKTMGRLITRGPWIAGSYYGGEGQQNFLDLDGELWFDTGDIATLDERGFMHIQDRAKDLIKSGGEWISSVDLENALMAHPAVAQAAVIAMDDPKWDERPLAVITLKPGQTVTHEELRDFLAPKFAKWWLPDATVVAESIPIGATGKFLKRELREQYRGYGSAGGVGATAAPERGE, from the coding sequence TCCGCACGCAGTACGCGGAGCGCGAGGTCGTGAGTCTGGTGGTCGGCGGGCGGGACGAGGCGGGACAGCCGGTGCCGCAGAAGCACCGCATCACCTACGGCGAGGTGGCCGACCGCGCGCTGCGGCTGGGGGCCGGGTTGCAGGCCCTGGGCCTGAACCGCGGCGACCGGGTGGCGACGCTGGCCGTGAACTCCTACCGGCACCTGGAGGCGTACCTGGGCATCCCGTCGGCGGGCTTCGTGGTGCATACGGTGAATATCCGGTTGCACCCCGAGCAGATCGCCTGGATTCTGAACGACGCCGGGGACCGGGTGCTGCTCGTGGAGAACCTCTTCGCGCCCCTGATCCCGGCCCTGCGCGCGGCCTGCCCGCAGCTCGAACGGGTGTTCGTGTTCGGGCCGACACCCACGCCTATCGAGGGCGCCGAGGATTACGACACCTGGGTGACGAGTCAGGAACCTTTGAGCCGCTACCCGCAACTGGACGAAGATGAGGCGGCGGGCATGTGCTACACCAGCGGCACCACCGGCAACCCCAAGGGCGTGCTGTACACCCACCGCTCGACCATCCTGCACTCGCTCGCCACCGCCCACAAGGACGCGCTGAATATCGGGGAACGGGACAGCGTGCTGCCCATCGTGCCGATGTTCCACGTGAACGCCTGGGGCATCCCGTACACCTGCGCGATGTACGGCGCCAAACAGGTGTACGCCGGTCCCTTCACCGATGGTCCCACCCTCGCCCGGCTCATGCAGGACGAGGAGGTTACGCTGACGGCGGGCGTGCCGACCATCTGGATGGGCCTGCTGGCCGAACTCGACCGCGCGAAGGCCGCGGGCCAGCCCTACGACTTGCACTGCCTCCAGCGCGTGCTGGTCGGCGGCAGCGCCCTGCCCGAGAGCCTGATCCGCGTCTTCGAGGCCCGGCACGGCCTGCACCTGGCACAGGGCTGGGGCATGACCGAGACGCACCCGCTCGGGACCGTCAGCACCATGCCGCCCGGCGTGGACGAGCGCAGCGACGAGGGGTACACCCTGCGGGCCAAGCAGGGCCGCGCCCTGCCCCTGGTGTTCCTCGACCTCCTCTCGGAGGAAGGCGAGCGCCTGCCACACGACGGCAAGACGATGGGCCGCCTGATCACGCGCGGCCCCTGGATCGCGGGCAGCTACTACGGGGGCGAGGGACAGCAGAATTTCCTCGATCTGGACGGCGAGCTGTGGTTCGACACTGGCGACATCGCCACGCTGGACGAGCGCGGCTTCATGCACATTCAGGACCGCGCCAAGGACCTGATCAAGTCGGGCGGCGAGTGGATCAGCTCGGTGGACCTCGAAAACGCGCTCATGGCCCACCCCGCCGTCGCCCAGGCCGCCGTCATCGCGATGGACGACCCCAAGTGGGACGAGCGGCCCCTGGCGGTGATCACCCTCAAGCCCGGCCAGACCGTCACCCACGAGGAACTGCGCGACTTCCTCGCCCCCAAGTTCGCCAAGTGGTGGCTCCCCGACGCGACCGTCGTGGCCGAGAGCATTCCCATCGGCGCGACCGGCAAGTTCCTGAAACGCGAACTGCGCGAGCAGTACCGGGGCTACGGGAGCGCGGGCGGCGTGGGGGCGACGGCGGCACCGGAACGGGGGGAGTAG